A region from the Sphingopyxis lindanitolerans genome encodes:
- a CDS encoding alpha/beta fold hydrolase, with translation MKRFFAIPILFLLLVANLTATRADAAEPGAVCGSGLIEGKRITVEVEGNGPDVVLIPGLSSPRAVWAATAVRLKATHRLHLVEVRGFSGDAPGLNAEGPVLEPMMREIADYIDDCIVNQGRPAPAIIGHSLGGLTAMMIAARKPRDVGKLMVVDSLPFFGMLFGPTATVATVEPQAAAMQKMLAAKDTAEADDRTLQIMSATEAGRAQVKAWTRAANAKVAAQLMYDDMTTDLRPELGAITAPFTMLYPLDASAMPADIVDGLYKGAFAAAGTATLKRIDGSRHFIMLDQPDAFAAAVDAFLAD, from the coding sequence ATGAAGCGCTTTTTCGCCATCCCCATCCTCTTCCTGCTGCTGGTCGCCAACCTGACCGCGACCCGCGCCGATGCGGCCGAACCCGGCGCCGTCTGCGGATCGGGCCTGATCGAGGGCAAGCGGATCACTGTCGAGGTCGAAGGTAACGGCCCCGATGTCGTGCTGATCCCCGGCCTGTCGTCGCCGCGCGCTGTGTGGGCGGCGACCGCCGTGCGACTGAAAGCGACGCATCGCCTGCATCTCGTCGAAGTGCGCGGCTTTAGCGGCGATGCGCCGGGCCTCAATGCCGAGGGACCGGTGCTCGAGCCGATGATGCGCGAAATCGCCGATTATATCGACGATTGCATCGTCAACCAGGGTCGGCCCGCCCCGGCCATCATTGGCCATTCACTCGGCGGCCTGACCGCGATGATGATCGCGGCGCGCAAACCCAGGGATGTCGGCAAGCTGATGGTGGTCGACAGCCTGCCCTTCTTCGGCATGCTGTTCGGCCCGACCGCGACCGTCGCCACGGTCGAGCCGCAGGCCGCCGCGATGCAGAAGATGCTCGCCGCAAAGGATACAGCGGAGGCCGACGATCGTACCCTGCAGATCATGTCGGCGACCGAGGCGGGCCGCGCGCAGGTCAAGGCGTGGACGCGGGCGGCGAATGCGAAAGTGGCGGCGCAGTTGATGTACGACGACATGACCACCGACCTGCGCCCCGAACTCGGCGCGATCACCGCGCCCTTCACGATGCTCTATCCACTCGACGCCAGCGCGATGCCCGCGGACATCGTCGACGGCCTTTACAAGGGCGCCTTTGCCGCCGCCGGGACGGCGACATTGAAGCGCATCGACGGCAGCCGCCATTTCATCATGCTCGACCAGCCCGACGCCTTCGCCGCCGCGGTCGATGCGTTTCTGGCGGATTGA
- the thrS gene encoding threonine--tRNA ligase, with amino-acid sequence MSQMIRVTLPDGSAREVARGTTPAQIAADIGPGLAKAALAAKVGGELRDIMRPLEEDTNLSLVTSRDEADALELVRHDYAHVLAEAVQTLFPGTQITFGPSTGDGFYYDFAPTAEHGAFRDDELPLIEEEMRRIIAADKPLVREVMDRDTLINAWRVMGETYKAEWAAELPEGEELTVYRSGGDWFDMCRGPHLASTGKLDPAAFKLTRVSGAYWRGDQKNDQLSRIYGTGWLNKKQLAEHLVRLEEAAKRDHRKIGREMDLFHLQEEAHGSVFWHPKGYRIYRELEAYMRRAIDGADYQEVKTPQVMDARQWEQSGHWGKYRENMFVIPDEVPNIEDEGPLVSDDAEWMALKPMNCPAHVLIFRQGIKSYRDLPLRMAEMGCCHRNEPHGALHGIMRVRQFTQDDGHIFCREDQIVEEVRSFCALLDRVYRELGFEKYAVKLALRPDMRFGTEEMWDKAEAELREAVARAGMATDDYGWEELPGEGAFYAPKLEFHLTDAIGRTWQCGTIQSDRVMPERLDASYVGEDGERHRPVMLHRAILGTYERFIGILIEHFAGRFPTWLAPVQTVVATIVSDADDYAKDAVAQLTAAGIRAESDLRNEKINYKVREHSLQKVPYLLVVGKREAEEGSVAIRTLGQDGQRILPLAEAIAMLKGEATPPDLRGA; translated from the coding sequence ATGTCCCAGATGATCCGCGTCACCCTTCCCGATGGCTCTGCCCGTGAAGTCGCGCGCGGAACCACCCCGGCGCAGATTGCCGCCGACATCGGACCCGGCCTCGCCAAGGCCGCGCTCGCCGCGAAAGTGGGCGGCGAATTGCGCGACATCATGCGACCGCTGGAGGAAGACACGAACCTGTCGCTGGTGACGAGCCGCGACGAGGCCGATGCGCTCGAACTCGTGCGCCACGATTATGCGCATGTGCTCGCGGAGGCCGTGCAGACGCTGTTTCCGGGCACGCAGATCACTTTCGGCCCGTCGACGGGCGACGGCTTCTATTACGACTTCGCGCCGACCGCCGAACATGGCGCGTTCCGCGACGACGAACTGCCGCTGATCGAGGAGGAGATGCGCCGCATCATCGCCGCCGACAAGCCGCTGGTGCGTGAAGTCATGGATCGTGACACCCTCATCAATGCCTGGCGCGTGATGGGGGAGACTTACAAGGCCGAATGGGCCGCCGAATTGCCCGAGGGCGAGGAACTGACCGTCTATCGATCGGGCGGTGACTGGTTCGATATGTGCCGCGGCCCGCACCTCGCCTCGACAGGCAAGCTCGACCCTGCGGCGTTCAAGCTGACGCGCGTGTCGGGCGCCTATTGGCGCGGCGACCAGAAAAATGACCAGCTCAGCCGCATCTACGGCACCGGCTGGCTCAACAAGAAGCAGCTCGCCGAGCATCTCGTTCGGCTCGAAGAGGCCGCGAAGCGCGACCACCGCAAGATCGGGCGCGAGATGGACCTGTTCCACTTACAGGAAGAGGCGCATGGCAGCGTCTTTTGGCACCCCAAGGGCTATCGCATCTACCGCGAGTTGGAGGCCTATATGCGGCGCGCGATCGACGGCGCCGACTATCAGGAGGTCAAGACCCCGCAGGTGATGGACGCGCGCCAGTGGGAGCAATCGGGCCATTGGGGCAAATATCGCGAAAATATGTTCGTGATCCCCGACGAGGTGCCGAACATCGAGGACGAAGGCCCGCTGGTGTCGGACGATGCCGAATGGATGGCATTGAAGCCGATGAACTGCCCCGCGCACGTCCTGATCTTTCGCCAGGGGATCAAGAGTTATCGCGACCTGCCGCTGCGCATGGCCGAAATGGGCTGTTGCCACCGCAACGAGCCGCACGGCGCGCTGCACGGCATCATGCGCGTGCGCCAGTTCACCCAGGACGACGGCCATATCTTTTGCCGCGAGGACCAGATCGTCGAGGAGGTACGCTCCTTCTGCGCGCTGCTCGACCGCGTCTATCGCGAGCTCGGGTTCGAAAAATATGCGGTGAAGCTCGCGCTGCGCCCCGACATGCGCTTTGGCACCGAGGAAATGTGGGACAAGGCCGAGGCCGAGCTTCGCGAGGCCGTCGCGCGCGCCGGCATGGCGACCGACGATTATGGCTGGGAAGAATTGCCGGGCGAGGGCGCCTTCTATGCGCCAAAGCTCGAATTTCACCTGACCGACGCGATCGGCCGGACGTGGCAGTGCGGGACGATCCAGTCCGACCGCGTGATGCCCGAACGTCTCGACGCTTCCTATGTGGGCGAGGATGGCGAGCGCCACCGCCCGGTGATGCTCCACCGCGCGATCCTCGGCACCTACGAGCGCTTCATCGGCATCTTGATCGAGCATTTCGCCGGCCGCTTCCCGACCTGGCTCGCGCCGGTGCAGACGGTGGTCGCGACGATCGTGTCCGACGCCGACGATTATGCGAAGGATGCGGTGGCGCAACTCACCGCGGCGGGCATCCGCGCCGAAAGCGATCTTCGCAACGAGAAGATCAACTACAAGGTCCGCGAACACAGCCTGCAAAAAGTCCCCTACCTTCTCGTCGTCGGCAAGCGCGAGGCCGAGGAAGGCAGTGTCGCGATCCGCACCCTCGGCCAGGACGGCCAGCGCATCCTGCCGCTCGCCGAAGCGATCGCGATGCTCAAGGGCGAGGCGACCCCGCCGGACCTTCGCGGCGCTTGA
- a CDS encoding acyl-CoA thioesterase, translated as MARSDFPFHVRKRVRYAEIDAQAVVFNSRYLEYFDIGITEYWRMVGVYDRWPALESPEFHVARAELNYRAPILLDEEIDICVRCARVGTSSMTYMFELHGAGKDDLRADGQLIYVHVAEAQGAPAPVPQEFLSLFEEFEGRTLRA; from the coding sequence ATGGCCCGTAGCGACTTCCCGTTCCACGTCCGAAAGCGCGTCCGCTATGCCGAAATCGACGCGCAGGCGGTGGTGTTCAACAGCCGCTACCTCGAATATTTCGACATCGGCATCACCGAATATTGGCGCATGGTGGGGGTTTACGACCGCTGGCCGGCGCTCGAAAGCCCCGAATTCCACGTCGCGCGCGCCGAACTCAACTATCGCGCGCCGATCCTGCTCGACGAGGAAATCGACATTTGCGTGCGCTGCGCGCGCGTCGGCACCAGCTCGATGACCTATATGTTCGAGCTGCATGGCGCCGGGAAAGACGATCTGCGCGCCGACGGCCAGCTGATCTATGTCCATGTCGCCGAGGCGCAGGGTGCGCCCGCGCCGGTTCCGCAAGAATTCCTGTCCCTGTTCGAAGAGTTTGAAGGTCGGACACTTCGCGCCTAA
- a CDS encoding helix-turn-helix transcriptional regulator, translated as MKNRLKVLRAERDWSQGDLAERLEVSRQSVNAIETGKYDPSLPLAFRIADLFGLPIEAIFLKD; from the coding sequence ATGAAGAACCGCCTGAAAGTCCTGCGCGCCGAGCGCGACTGGAGCCAGGGCGACCTGGCCGAACGGCTCGAGGTGTCGCGCCAGTCGGTCAACGCGATCGAGACGGGCAAATACGACCCCTCGCTCCCCCTCGCCTTTCGCATCGCCGATCTGTTCGGCCTGCCGATCGAAGCCATTTTCCTGAAGGATTGA
- a CDS encoding VOC family protein: MTKYLHTMIRVSDPDATIDFFKLVGLEEVRRFDSEAGRFTLIFLAPPGQAGVAEVELTYNWPPADGSAPETYDGGRNFGHLAYRVDDIYATCQRLMDAGVTINRPPRDGHMAFVRSPDGISVELLQDGHLPPQEPWASMPNTGVW, from the coding sequence ATGACCAAATATCTTCACACAATGATCCGCGTATCAGATCCCGACGCCACGATCGATTTCTTCAAACTGGTCGGGCTGGAAGAAGTGCGCCGTTTCGACAGCGAGGCGGGGCGCTTCACCCTGATCTTTCTCGCCCCGCCGGGACAGGCCGGGGTCGCCGAGGTCGAGCTGACCTACAACTGGCCGCCCGCCGACGGCAGCGCGCCCGAAACCTATGATGGCGGCCGCAATTTCGGCCACCTCGCCTATCGCGTCGACGATATCTACGCCACCTGCCAGCGGCTGATGGACGCCGGGGTGACGATCAATCGTCCGCCGCGCGACGGCCATATGGCGTTCGTGCGCTCGCCCGACGGTATTTCGGTCGAGCTGCTCCAGGACGGCCATTTGCCGCCGCAGGAGCCCTGGGCCTCGATGCCCAACACCGGCGTCTGGTAA
- a CDS encoding alpha/beta fold hydrolase, protein MTQVETAPDTLDRPGRPRLAYRHVAGHGPTIVFLPGYMSDMAGGKATALFDWAAAEGRACLLLDYAGCGLSDGLFADQTLLDWRGDVLDLIDAKAEGPVLLVGSSMGGWLMLLTALALVRRDGPSRVAGLVGIAAAPDFTDWGFTPEEKAIILAEGALVEETPYGDQPYVTTRGFFQSGEANRLLGADIPLACPVRLLHGQEDGDVPPDISLRLAAALASADVQVTLVKGGDHRLSRDTDIALLIDTVARLATAN, encoded by the coding sequence CTGACACAAGTGGAAACGGCACCCGACACGCTCGATCGGCCCGGCCGCCCGCGCCTTGCCTATCGCCACGTCGCGGGCCACGGACCGACGATCGTCTTCCTGCCGGGTTATATGTCCGACATGGCGGGCGGCAAGGCGACCGCATTGTTCGATTGGGCCGCCGCCGAAGGACGCGCGTGCCTGCTGCTCGATTATGCCGGGTGCGGATTGTCGGATGGCCTGTTCGCCGATCAGACCCTGCTCGACTGGCGCGGGGACGTGCTCGACCTGATCGACGCCAAGGCGGAAGGGCCGGTGCTGCTCGTCGGATCGTCGATGGGCGGCTGGCTGATGCTGTTGACCGCGCTCGCGCTCGTCCGCCGCGACGGGCCTTCGCGGGTCGCGGGACTCGTCGGCATCGCGGCGGCGCCCGATTTCACCGACTGGGGCTTCACCCCCGAAGAGAAGGCGATCATCCTCGCCGAAGGCGCGCTGGTCGAGGAAACGCCCTATGGCGACCAACCCTATGTCACCACACGCGGCTTTTTCCAGTCGGGCGAGGCGAACCGGCTGCTCGGCGCCGACATCCCGCTCGCCTGTCCGGTGCGGCTGCTGCACGGGCAGGAGGATGGCGACGTGCCGCCCGACATCAGCCTTCGCCTCGCCGCCGCGCTCGCCAGCGCGGATGTGCAGGTGACGCTGGTCAAGGGCGGCGACCACCGGCTGTCGCGCGACACCGACATCGCGCTTTTGATCGACACGGTCGCGCGCCTCGCGACCGCAAATTAG
- a CDS encoding DUF6356 family protein, whose product MFKRLFVDHPKSVDENYVEHFGVASKFGVTMIFGGVCALIHALVPGWCITTGSDTIRRLNKIMVEQRAAKGLAAIQMNTVDWVI is encoded by the coding sequence ATGTTCAAGCGCCTGTTTGTCGACCATCCGAAAAGCGTCGACGAAAATTATGTCGAACATTTCGGCGTCGCATCGAAATTCGGGGTGACGATGATCTTTGGCGGCGTCTGCGCGCTGATCCACGCTCTCGTCCCCGGCTGGTGCATCACCACCGGCAGCGACACGATCCGCCGGTTGAACAAGATCATGGTCGAACAGCGCGCCGCCAAGGGGCTGGCCGCGATCCAGATGAACACGGTCGACTGGGTCATCTGA